The Bombus fervidus isolate BK054 chromosome 8, iyBomFerv1, whole genome shotgun sequence genome window below encodes:
- the LOC139989932 gene encoding uncharacterized protein has translation MNRLFLILLFVYVVSATRCIVKNDKDEPEVHVIRLGDRSGESDESDVVAVQISDDRRKRETHENCKKDSDCAKGQVCVPYLGCIKGHRKGRSLENLTNTNQPVNVN, from the exons ATGAACCGACTATTTCTGATTCTACTGTTCGTGTACGTTGTTTCGGCAACGCGGTGCATCGTTAAGAACGACAAG GACGAGCCAGAGGTTCACGTGATCCGCTTAGGAGATCGCAGTGGAGAGTCA GACGAGTCGGACGTAGTCGCAGTGCAGATCTCGGACGACCGGCGCAAACGGGAAACGCATGAAAATTGCAAGAAGGACAGCGATTGTGCCAAGGGACAGGTCTGCGTTCCGTATTTAGGCTGCA TTAAAGGCCATCGAAAAGGTCGTTCCTTAGAAAATCTGACGAACACAAATCAACCGGTTAACGTCAACTAA